CCGGAATTAGATGCAGAATGGGATGACAGAGGTATTGATGGTGTATACCGCTTTATCAACCGTTTCTGGAAACTGGCTATGGACAGTAAGGAAGCAAATGTTGCAGAGACAAAAGAAATGGTAAAAATGCGTCATAAACTTGTTTATGACATTACACAGCGTCTGGAAAGCTTCAGCCTGAATACAGTTATTTCCGGATTTATGGAATATAATAACAAGCTGATTGATATGGCGAAAAAAGAAGGCGGAATAGACAAAGCAACCATTGAAGCCTTTGTACAGCTTTTAGCTCCGTTTGCACCTCATGTGTCAGAAGAATTATGGCAGGAATATGGACATACAGATTCTGTGTTCCATACACAGTGGCCAACAGCAGATGAAGATGCCATGAAAGATGATGAAATTGAAGTTCCTGTTCAGATTAACGGAAAGACAAAAACTGTAATTTCCATCAGCGCAGAAGCAACAAAAGAAGAAGCTATTGAAGCAGGTAAAGCAGCAATTGCTGATAAATTGACAGGAAATATTGTAAAGGAAATTTATGTTCCGAAGAAAATTATTAATATCGTCATGAAATAATAATAAAAAGAGCCTTTTCCCTTGTAAAATAAGGGTTTTGGCTCTTTTTTGTATTCACTGTTTTGAAACTTAGAGTTTAAAAATTGGTATTAACCGATAGTCCATAAAAGTTAAATATTAAGCTGTGAAAAATCAATAGATAAATCTGTATATATACCGGCTTTTATGATGTCAGAAAAAGTAAATTCCTGAGTATCTTCATTTTCAAAATTGTATACCAGAATTCTATTCTTATCTGAGTCGACAAGCCAATATTCTTTTACGCCGGCAGTGCGATATTTAAAAAGTTTGGTGAAATAGTCCATTCGTCTGCTGCCGGGTGACACAATTTCTATTATCCAGTCTGGTGCACCTACACATCCTTTGTCTGTGAGTTTGTTTTTATCACATATAACACTTATATCCGGCTCAACGTAATTTTTGTTGTCTTTAGATAAAAACACTGCAAATGGAGCTGTAAATGTTTCGCAAGTACCATTATGATTTGAAATATATTGGTATATTTTACTATGCAGGAAACCAGAAATTCGTTGATGTTTTGTGTTGGGCGGTACCATGTAATAAATCTTTCCATCAATTAATTCTGCCCTAGTCCCTTCCGGTAAAGCGTAAATATCTTCAATAGTGTAACCTTGTTCTTGTGGTAAAGCCATGTAAACACTTCCTTTCAATGGTTAGCTGTGCTCTTTTCTTAGTCTTGCCTGTTTTTCGTCTAAAATATGGATCTGAGGGAATAAGTTCTGCATTTAAAGGGTGAAACTCAATGTACAGATTTTTTTAAAAATAAAGTGATTTTATTTATGATTGTTCACGTTCCATTCTTTGACTGATTGCATTTTTTATGTAGCGATTTACACTTTCCCCAGCTATTACTGCTGCTGCTTTTATTTCATCATATTTTTCTTTCTGGACGTCAAGAGGAATACGTTTTAATTTGTTTTTTGCATATTGTATATCGTACTTCTTTTTACTTTCGTTATCAGCCATATTTACACCTTCTTTCCAGATGTGGTGTTTAAATTAAAGGACATCTTTTCGATTATAATAATATAATACTATAAAAATAAAACTATGTACATAGTTGTAATATATAAAAACTACGTACGTAGTATGATATAATCAAGCTAAAAGAAAGGGGACAAAAAGTATGAAGCAAATGGTTCTGAAATGGAAAGTAACCATTGGAAGAAATCCTACAGACAGAGAGAGGTGCCACTATCTGAGGATTAGCTGAGAAATATTGTCTGCGTTATATTTTATGCTTATAAAGGTGTAAATAATTACAAAGTATGATATTATTGAGGATAAACAGAGTATTCGTTATATATGATATTGTGTGAATGTCTTACATTAAGTCAAGCAAAATTTTAGGTCGTTTTGGAGGTGGCCTTTTTATGTTTCAAAAAGCAATCATAATTGGTTGTCCGGGTGCAGGAAAAAGTACATTTGCGAGAAAGCTGAGTGATAAAATGCACTTGCCTTTGTATTATCTTGATATGCTATGGCAC
The DNA window shown above is from Blautia hansenii DSM 20583 and carries:
- a CDS encoding Uma2 family endonuclease; translated protein: MALPQEQGYTIEDIYALPEGTRAELIDGKIYYMVPPNTKHQRISGFLHSKIYQYISNHNGTCETFTAPFAVFLSKDNKNYVEPDISVICDKNKLTDKGCVGAPDWIIEIVSPGSRRMDYFTKLFKYRTAGVKEYWLVDSDKNRILVYNFENEDTQEFTFSDIIKAGIYTDLSIDFSQLNI